A window from Pagrus major chromosome 4, Pma_NU_1.0 encodes these proteins:
- the baz2ba gene encoding bromodomain adjacent to zinc finger domain protein 2B isoform X4: MESGERLASPAPTLSAARTSSPAASSSSSSSSSSSSSPAPHSKSSLAPSPSALGSTLSTSGRLFGAAGEQPFIGSTLSSAFPLVNHPAFGAIYTAGAGRPEFGGLGSLGMSAALAAHPQLGALSEWWRAAEAHGRGAAAAFLPSFIGFPPFFTPHIQPNHSTSPVQIRMPSKNSHTPPKGVNGAVNGSGVCPPTTQSGSFSVSPAPVQTSTKPTKNSDTPNSHRSSPQNNPAELAEKPIQKTKEKKPRKKPADTCVASNSESGTSSDSSSDGSLSSDLEDLAEDDEDDDDDDEDDEEEDKQSELSDSKKKTKVLTSSTGTAKTDRPLSGEPQDKKVSSNPPTLVPLPCSVSPPALSQTSPLALHSSRSRTEGQQQHFSVIQSTGLAANSKPLALLAQPRRESSPSSSPIALTTSPKALSSTASPKPPKLLPSASPQHLPLSLCSSPKPLSVPSPPRSTFPPSTSPKPFGLTSSVTISKKSSLKPPRHSVPGSAKANKRKQLEASLAQINEFRLKQTLMSQGQTFPAELKKQQQGPNKSPKRTSLSSSPLPPAPPPPPQNNHSNLFLSSALLGLPEPHHPNGVIQSTTQDAPLALITKPRKDSASQGKSPQCDPDAGSMPVNLSTGASRTQATAQAGAPSQPSTTSPHATGHGSRKNKTPKGKGQTPGLGQGQGQGQADPLAAWKGFSQNHLVQSLVDLFRGGESGIGIPGVSIPGVGIPGVGIPGMCNPTAGLPANKESDDSGDDDDDEDDDLEEEEEEEEDEEDSDDSLSESDSNSDSDISGKRVKELKLLPSGSSKKEMTPRRLTKGQELLNTSTNHTATSCSPLNLQVIKSPTIVTSSSALAYHSSPGSSSYSLASPLGLGKRKRVMDEKELMIPLELGWRRETRIKSMAGKPQGEVAYYAPCGKKLRQYPDVMKGLQWSLLKEEEVIPRILAMEGRRGRPPNSDRQSAGDGAKVSRRRKGRPPNVGDPLVPEGPSPSEVKLLRKLEAQEIARQAAQMKLMRKLEKQALARAAKEARKQQAIMAAEERRKQKEQIKILKQQEKIKRIQQIRMEKELRAQQILEAKRKKKQEAANAKILEAEKRIKEKELRRQQAEILKHQERERRRQHVMLMKAVEARKKAEERERLRQEKRDEKRLNKERKLEQRRLELEIARELKKPNEDMCLSDHKPLPEFSRIPGLILPGRAVSDCLMLMQFLRGFGKVLGLDLNADVPTLGMLQEGLLNVGDSMGHVQDLLVKLLSLAVCDPGLPPGQKTKTMLGDHLTNVGINRDNVSEVLQMYMGAHCANTELAPLALSLKTKAFQAHTPAQKASILGFLANELACSKPVISEIDKSLDQMANMRKDKIIMEGKLKKLKTIYAKRTGRREASMGVEENQSICTPSSAAKRKRKLGGDSDDDDDDDEDSDDQAEDEDDEEEEEMKKVKKVETYDEDEVDQATSLEELEKQIEKLAKQHHQTRRKLFEISHSLRSMMYGQDRYRRRYWVLPHCGGVFIEAMESGEAPEELEEERQRRRRAAEEVKVKEEPQEIEVQKEKTTANLDVKNPRTQGLEQQNEEEKEHDEKKNSPTRFYQQPGCVSKLCTFREVNKDVGKETVKGEDKESPHVRQNGSPTSTPIATATVTSSSPAHNTSAMTVATTPSLVTTNDTTNIPPLASTSLSVPRESPGNTPPTSSPSQYLAFQNNDQLLRVLTERSGHWFSLLPRNPCDLASITTTPTGAPRVSPQASSTPARPRSPPQSPALPLTPSAASASASPHHPAGLLNYPLSALQVKSGGSLLGVSFGSWPSGMMSPSLPLCSSPSPMPGHSLEGNTAASVSSKSESPLPRIEKTSSMPSPALEMPKSLDHPLPRPIPEELLTGWWRVSDIEELRALVSALHSRGTREKGLQRQMQKYIEIIPQVCTKHRDVAMIELHELEESQVSVESVRGWCVEEQAMEMDIAVLQQVEELERKVTAASLQVKGWTFPDPQSEREDLVYYEHKPPTKTTPASANAGDKEPKDSKEHPEERGEKGGVMRHPDNPLDIAVTRLADLERNIERRYLRSPLGTTIQIRLDNVGTVTVPAPAPSTSADREGGEEEVAHGMKVWRKALTEVRSAAQLAMCIQQLQKSIAWERSIMKVYCQICRKGDNEDLLLLCDGCDKGCHTYCHKPKITSIPEGDWYCPACISKASGPSPKNKKPPSKQVASTAGGGKKGGETKKNGKQAGNGDVSEDDPASASSTPKKGAKDTSRKRKTEESSPALPAANQESPACVKRAKTARDNNRDLGLCRVLLAELERHQDAWPFLTPVNLKSVPGYRKVIKKPMDFSTIREKLVSSQYQNLETFIIDVNLVFDNCEKFNEDNSDIGRAGHNMRKFFEKRWTELLKQTN, encoded by the exons ATGGAGTCTGGAGAGCGGCTGGCCTCCCCTGCGCCCACCCTGTCTGCTGCTCGCACCTCCTCCCCTGcggcctcttcctcctcctcctcctcttcttcctcttcgtcATCCCCTGCTCCCCACTCCAAGAGCAGCCTGGCCCCGAGCCCCTCAGCACTGGGATCCACCCTCAGCACCTCTG GCCGTCTGTttggagcagcaggagagcagCCCTTCATTGGCTCCACATTGTCAAGTGCCTTCCCTCTGGTCAACCACCCAGCCTTCGGAGCCATTTACACTGCCGGAGCAGGCAGGCCTGAGTTCGGAGGCCTGGGTTCACTGGGCATGTCAGCTGCTCTGGCTGCCCACCCCCAGCTAGGAGCCCTCTCTG AGTGGTGGCGAGCTGCTGAAGCACATGGACggggagctgctgctgcctttcTCCCTTCTTTCATTGGCTTCCCTCCATTCTTCACCCCTCACATTCAGCCCAACCACAGCACCAGTCCTGTTCAGATCAGGATGCCCAGCAAGAATAGCCACACCCCACCTAAAG gGGTGAACGGGGCAGTGAATGGCAGCGGTGTCTGTCCTCCTACCACACAATCAGGGAGCTTTTCTGTGAGTCCGGCTCCTGTTCAGACATCTACCAAGCCAACCAAAAATTCAGACACCCCCAACAGTCATCGTAGCAGCCCTCAGAACAATCCTGCAGAGTTGGCAGAAAAGCCGATCCAGAAAACTAAAGAGAAG AAGCCACGAAAGAAGCCGGCAGACACTTGTGTGGCGAGCAACAGCGAATCAGGCACATCCTCAGACAGCTCGAGTGACGGGTCCCTTAGCAGCGATCTGGAAGACCTAGCAGAGGATGATgaagacgatgatgatgacgatgaggaTGACGAGGAAGAGGACAAACAGAGTGAATTATCAGActcaaagaagaaaacaaag GTTTTGACATCAAGCACTGGAACTGCAAAAACTGACAGACCACTCTCTGGGGAGCCCCAGGACAAGAAGGTCTCCTCCAACCCCCCAACCCTTGTGCCCTTACCCTGCTCTGTCTCCCCTCCTGCCTTATCCCAAACCTCGCCGCTGGCCCTGCACAGCTCCAGGTCCCGGACAGAGGGGCAACAGCAGCACTTCAGTGTGATCCAGTCCACTGGCCTGGCTGCCAACTCAAAGCCCCTGGCACTCCTCGCCCAGCCCCGTAGGGAGTCTTCACCGTCTTCTTCCCCTATAGCCCTCACCACATCTCCAAAGGCACTCTCAAGCACTGCTTCTCCCAAACCTCCAAAACTGCTGCCCTCCGCCTCCCCTCAGCACCTgcccctctccctctgctcctccccGAAGCCTCTCTCCGTCCCCTCTCCGCCCCGTTCGACTTTCCCACCGTCTACCTCCCCCAAACCTTTTGGTTTGACCTCATCTGTAACTATCTCCAAGAAGTCTTCGCTGAAGCCACCTCGGCACTCTGTTCCTGGCTCTGCCAAAGCCAACAAAAGGAAACAGCTGGAAGCTTCACTTGCGCAGATCAATGAGTTCAGGCTCAAACAG ACTCTCATGTCCCAAGGGCAGACGTTCCCAGCTGAGCtaaagaagcagcagcaggggccAAACAAGTCTCCCAAGAGGACGTCTCTGTCTTCATCGCCATTGCCACCCGCTCCGCCTCCTCCGCCCCAGAACAATCACTCCAACCTCTTCCTCTCGAGTGCCCTGCTGGGGCTCCCTGAACCCCACCACCCCAATGGAGTCATCCAAAGCACCACTCAGGACGCACCTTTGGCCCTCATCACCAAACCTCGCAAAGACTCTGCCTCTCAAGGCAAGTCTCCTCAGTGCGACCCCGACGCTGGGTCGATGCCTGTCAATCTGAGCACAGGGGCGAGCAGGACCCAAGCTACCGCCCAGGCTGGGGCTCCGTCACAGCCTTCCACTACCTCACCCCATGCCACAGGCCATGGATCCAGAAAGAACAAGACCCCGAAGGGTAAAGGACAGACACCAGGGCTGGGACAGGGACAAGGACAGGGACAAGCAGACCCTTTAGCTGCCTGGAAGGGCTTCTCTCAGAACCACCTGGTACAGTCTCTAGTAGATTTGTTTCGTGGCGGAGAGTCCGGGATTGGGATTCCTGGAGTTAGTATCCCTGGAGTTGGAATTCCTGGAGTGGGGATCCCTGGGATGTGTAACCCCACAGCTGGTCTCCCGGCTAACAAGGAATCTGATGACTcgggagatgatgatgatgatgaggatgacgaccttgaggaggaggaggaggaggaggaggatgaggaggactcAGATGATAGTCTTTCAG AGTCTGACAGCAACTCAGACAGCGACATCTCTGGGAAGAGAGTGAAGGAGTTAAAGCTGCTGCCGTCTGGATCATCTAAGAAGGAAATGACTCCCCGCAGGCTAACCAAAGGCCAAGAACTACTGAACACCTCAACCAATCACACCGCCACCAGCTGCTCCCCTCTCAACCTACAGGTCATCAAGAGTCCCACCATTGTCACCAGCTCCAGTGCCTTGGCCTATCACAGCTCTCCAGGCTCGTCCTCTTACAGCCTGGCCTCTCCATTAG GCTtagggaagaggaagagggtgaTGGATGAGAAGGAGTTGATGATACCTCTGGAGTTGGG GTGGCGGAGAGAAACAAGAATCAAATCAATGGCGGGGAAGCCACAGGGCGAGGTGGCCTACTATGCCCCGTGTGGCAAGAAACTAAGGCAGTACCCAGATGTGATGAAG GGTTTACAGTGGAGCTTGTTGAAGGAAGAGGAGGTCATTCCTCGTATTTTGGCCATGGAAGGTCGTAGGGGTCGCCCCCCTAATTCAGACCGTCAGTCAGCAGGCGACGGTGCCAAAGTTAGCCGACGGCGGAAGGGGCGGCCGCCCAATGTGGGCGATCCGTTGGTACCCGAAGGCCCCAGTCCCAGTGAGGTCAAACTTCTGCGCAAACTAGAGGCTCAAG AAATCGCTCGACAGGCTGCCCAAATGAAACTGATGAGAAAACTGGAAAAACAGGCACTGGCGCGTGCAGCCAAAGAAGCTCGGAAACAGCAAG CTATCATGGCagcggaggagaggaggaagcagaagGAGCAGATCAAGATTCTCAAGCAGCAG GAAAAGATCAAGCGTATTCAGCAGATTCGGATGGAGAAGGAACTCAGGGCGCAGCAAATTTTGGAG GCCAAACGGAAAAAGAAGCAAGAAGCCGCAAATGCCAAAATATTGGAGGCTGAAAAACGCATAAAG GAGAAAGAGTTGAGGAGACAGCAGGCGGAGATTCTCAAACACCAG gagagggagaggaggaggcaacATGTAATGCTGATGAAGGCTGTTGAGGCTCGCAAGAAAGCAGAG GAGCGAGAGCGCTTGCGGCAGGAGAAAAGGGATGAGAAGCGCCTGAACAAAGAGCGTAAACTGGAGCAACGGAGGCTGGAGCTGGAGATAGCGAGGGAGCTGAAGAAGCCAAATGAAGAcatgtgtctgtctgatcaTAAG CCTCTCCCTGAATTCTCACGGATTCCTGGACTCATACTACCAGGACGTGCCGTGTCCGACTGCCTGATGCTGATGCAGTTCCTGCGAGGCTTCGGGAAGGTTTTGGGTCTCGATTTGAATGCGGATGTGCCCACCCTGGGAATGCTACAGGAGGGCTTGCTCAATGTGGGGGACAGCATGGGACACGTCCAAGACCTTCTGGTCAAACTGCTGTCTCTGGCAGTCTGTGATCCTGGTTTGCCACCTGGACAAAAG ACAAAGACCATGCTTGGGGACCACCTGACCAATGTTGGCATCAACAGGGATAATGTGTCTGAGGTGCTACAGATGTACATGGGAGCCCATTGTGCCAACACAGAACTGGCCCCTCTGGCCCTCAGTCTGAAGACCAAGGCTTTCCAGGCCCACACGCCTGCCCAGAAGGCCTCAATCCTGGGCTTCCTGGCTAATGAGCTGGCCTGCAGCAAACCTGTTATCAG CGAGATTGACAAGAGCCTGGATCAGATGGCAAACATGAGGAAGGACAAGATCATTATGGAGGGAAAACTGAAGAA actGAAGACCATTTATGCCAAACGTACTGGGAGGAGGGAGGCCAGTATGGGTGTGGAAGAGAACCAGTCCATTTGCACTCCGTCCTCTGCCGCCAAACGCAAGAGGAAACTGGGTGGAGACagtgatgacgatgatgacgacgatgaaGACAGCGATGACCAGGCAGAGGACGaggacgatgaggaggaggaagagatgaagaagGTTAAAAAAGTGGAAACATATGACGAG GATGAAGTTGATCAAGCCACCAGTCTCGAGGAGCTGGAGAAGCAGATTGAGAAATTAGCCAAG CAACATCATCAGACCAGAAGAAAGCTGTTTGAAATATCCCATTCTCTGCGCTCCATGATGTATGGCCAGGACCGTTACCGCCGCCGGTACTGGGTGCTTCCCCACTGTGGAGGGGTCTTCATTGAAGCCATGGAGAGTGGAGAAG CTCCAGAGGAACTGGAGGAGGAgcgacagaggaggaggagagcagcagaggaggtcAAGGTCAAAGAGGAACCTCAGGAGATCGAGGTGCAGAAGGAGAAAACCACCGCCAACCTCGATGTGAAGAACCCTCGAACACAAGGCTTGGAGCAGCAGaatgaggaggaaaaggagcATGACGAGAAGAAAAACTCCCCGACCCGCTTCTACCAGCAACCAGGCTGTGTATCCAAACTGTGCACGTTCCGGGAAGTCAACAAGGATGTTGGCAAAGAAACTGTGAAGGGGGAGGACAAGGAGAGTCCCCATGTGAGGCAAAATGGCAGCCCCACGAGTACTCCTATTGCCACAGCCACAGTGACATCATCGTCCCCTGCTCACAATACCTCTGCGATGACAGTAGCAACAACCCCCTCACTTGTGACCACTAATGACACTACAAACATCCCTCCCCTGGCCTCAACCTCTCTATCTGTCCCGCGTGAAAGCCCAGGGAACactcctccaacctcctcccCGTCTCAATACCTCGCATTCCAAAACAATGACCAGCTACTCAGAGTCCTAACCGAGAGGAGCGGACACTGGTTCAGTCTGCTCCCTCGCAACCCCTGTGACCTCGCTTCCATCACCACGACTCCTACAGGAGCACCCCGTGTGTCTCCCCAGGCATCCTCCACCCCAGCCAGGCCCAGATCCCCACCTCAGTCCCCTGCCCTGCCTCTCACCCCTTCTGCTGCCTCAGCCTCTGCCAGCCCGCACCACCCAGCTGGCCTCCTCAACTACCCACTGTCAGCCCTGCAG GTGAAGTCAGGTGGCTCATTGCTGGGAGTTTCTTTTGGAAGCTGGCCCAGTGGCATGATGAGTCCCAGCCTGCCTCTGTGCAGCAGCCCCAGCCCCATGCCAGGTCACTCTCTGGAGGGCAACACAGCAGCAAGTGTCTCCAGTAAGAGTGAATCACCTTTACCTCGCATTGAGAAAACCTCATCCATGCCCTCTCCTGCCCTGGAGATGCCCAAATCCCTGGACCACCCCTTACCTCGTCCTATTCCAGAGG AGTTGCTGACAGGGTGGTGGCGGGTGTCTGACATCGAGGAGCTGAGGGCTTTAGTCAGTGCTCTACACAGCCGAGGCACCAGAGAGAAGGGCCTCCAGAGGCAGATGCAGAAATACATAGAGATCATCCCCCAGGTCTGCACCAAACACAGAGATG TGGCCATGATCGAGCTGCATGAGCTGGAGGAAAGCCAGGTCAGCGTGGAGTCGGTGCGGGGCTGGTGTGTTGAGGAGCAGGCGATGGAGATGGACATTGCCGtgctgcagcaggtggaggagctggagaggaaggTTACCGCAGCCAGCCTGCAGGTCAAG GGCTGGACGTTCCCGGACCCTCAGTCTGAGCGGGAGGACCTGGTGTATTACGAGCACAAGCCGCCAACCAAAACAACGCCAGCGTCAGCAAACGCCGGAGATAAGGAACCCAAGGACTCCAAGGAGCATCCAGAGGAGCGGGGGGAGAAGGGCGGGGTGATGCGTCACCCGGACAACCCGCTGGACATAGCAGTGACACGTCTGGCCGATCTGGAGCGCAACATCGAGAGAAGGTACCTGAGGAGCCCCTTAGGTACCACCATTCAGATCAGGCTGGATAATGTGGGTACGGTCACTGTCCCTGCCCCCGCCCCATCCACTAGTGCTGACAGGGAAGG cggtgaggaggaggtggcccATGGTATGAAGGTGTGGAGGAAGGCCCTGACTGAAGTGCGTAGTGCTGCCCAGTTGGCCATGTGTATCCAGCAACTGCAGAAGTCCATCGCCTGGGAGAGGTCCATCATGAAAGTG tactgTCAGATATGCAGGAAGGGGGATAACGAGgacctcctcctgctgtgtgATGGCTGTGATAAAGGCTGCCACACTTACTGTCACAAACCCAAGATCACCAGTATCCCAGAGGGAGACTGGTACTGCCCAGCCTGCATATCCAAG GCAAGTGGTCCatctccaaaaaacaaaaaacctccaAGCAAACAAGTAGCATCCACCGCTGGAGGTGGTAAGAAAGGcggagagacaaagaagaacGGGAAGCAGGCGGGTAACGGCGATGTGTCGGAGGATGACCCGGCCAGCGCCAGCAGCACACCCAAGAAAGGAGCAAAAGACACcagcaggaagagaaaaacagaggagagctCACCTGCTCTgccagcagccaatcaggagaGCCCTGCATGTGTGAAGCGAGCCAAGACGGCTCGAGACAACAACAGGGACCTGGGATTGTGCAG GGTACTCCTTGCTGAGTTGGAGCGGCATCAGGATGCATGGCCTTTTCTCACACCCGTCAACCTGAAATCGGTCCCCGGCTACAGGAAGGTCATCAAGAAACCGATGGACTTCTCCACCATACGTGAGAAGCTTGTGAGCAGCCA gTATCAAAACCTGGAGACTTTCATCATTGACGTCAACTTGGTGTTTGATAACTGTGAAAAATTCAATGAAGACAATTCAGACATTGGTCGAGCTGGTCATAACATGAGGAAGTTCTTTGAGAAGCGCTGGACGGAGcttctgaaacaaacaaactaa